In Spirosoma pollinicola, the genomic window ACTCATTCGGCTACCAGTCCATTGTACTGCAGACAGTCGGCCGGCAATTTGAGAAAACCAAAATCTACCAACGAGAAGCAAAACACCAATGAGCATAAATTGCGCCCATAGTGGAAGATTCATCAGTTCATGTCCCGTTTGATATAATGTTCTTAGCATAGTATTTAATGAGTTACGGTTAAGTAGTCCTGGGGAAATCGCCATGACAGTTGTTCCCATTCTTCGACATGCTGGCCAGCTTTAGCGGAAAGCTTAAATTCGTGAGCCAGATGTGAGCCAAGTTGCTTGACAAATATTGGTATGCCAGCCGCTTCCAACTGATCACGTAGTGAAATCAACCATTCAAGTTGACACCTTCGATAGCGAAAATCTTTTTTTCCTGGCTGTCTGGTTTTATAGCCTGACTCGCCCCCCAGTATGGCCCAGTCGAAGGGTAACCGTTTGGAAGAAGCGGAGGTTGAGGGCTGAAGGAACGGGTTCAGATCGATCGGACCTAAAAGCGGTTCAAACGAAATGACTTTGTATTTAGCCCGAATATTTATCAACTCTGGGATTCGCAAGTCGGCGGCTTTCTGATCCTCCACTGAGGTTCCTATAATCACGTGGGAATAGCCGTTTGGATGATCCTTTGTACTCCAGTTTTGGGGTAAACG contains:
- a CDS encoding DUF5131 family protein; its protein translation is MGANTLIGWAKHSFNPWKGCEMKSRGCARCYMFRHANRWGQDPTLVSRSSEDVWKSPYRWNRQLQGNEPVKDRIVFMNSMSDFFIPYADAWREEVYPILEQTSKLLYLILTKYPERVMNRLPQNWSTKDHPNGYSHVIIGTSVEDQKAADLRIPELINIRAKYKVISFEPLLGPIDLNPFLQPSTSASSKRLPFDWAILGGESGYKTRQPGKKDFRYRRCQLEWLISLRDQLEAAGIPIFVKQLGSHLAHEFKLSAKAGQHVEEWEQLSWRFPQDYLTVTH